AATATCAGAGGCCGCGCGCTTTGGTGACTTCCGCGCACACGTCCGAGCAGCACGCATCCGAGATCGCCGGCACACCATCCGAATCAAACTGAAATTTTACCCATTTTTCGCTTTTGCAACGCACGCAAAACGAATCTTTGATTTTTGCGTTTAGCTGTTCCGTCACCTCAGCTTCCCGCTGCGGGAATTTACCGGCCGGCGCAAATAATATTATCATTGTCCACCCCTTTTTTAACATTGAAGCACTTTGCCATGCCAACAACAATACCGCGCAGCCAATTTATTATATCGCATAACATAACACATGCCCCCTGCGGCAGTATTTGCCCTGCCCGCCATGAAACTCGCCCCGGCTTTTAACAAGCCGGGGCGAAAGATTGTTCAGTCTATCTGTATTCTGTTCGGTTTTTCTCCGTCGGCCTTCGGTATCCGTATCTCCAGAAGCCCGTCTTTAAGGATGGCCCTGATATCTTCAGACTTGAACCGCGCGCCGATCTTGAAAACCCGACAGAACCGCCCGGCCGGAATTTCGCGCCGCAGCCAGGTATCGCCCTCCGCGGCCTGCTCAACGCGTTTGCCCGTAATGGAAAGCAGGTTTTCTTTTATTTCGGTTTCCACATCCTCTTTCCTCACGCCGGGAAGCGCCGCCCGGACCAGAAATTCTCCGGCGGTTTCCCGCACATCAACCTCCGGCGACCAGACCGGTTCCGCCGCAGCTGAACAATTATTAAGGAAGTTTTCCACCAGCCCGCTTATGCTGCCGCGCATTTCAACCATATTATCATCAAGAGTTTCGTTTGCCATAAATTTCTCCTTAATTATACGTTCGCAGGAAGTTTTTATTATTCACAGTCGAACGAGTTAATTAGCAGTTAATACAAACAACTGCTAATAATATACTTAATTGGCAGCCGGTAGTCAATACTGCTAATTATACTGCCGGCAATTTAATTTTGTATTGGAGAAACTCAGGTTTTGCGCCGGTACACCGTAATAAGTTCACCGCGAAAAACCGGCATGTAATCCGCTTTGACGCTATCGAAAAGATCCCGCAATTTGCCATACTTGCCATAGCGGACGGCGTATTCGGTAGAATTGAATTCAACTGCCGAGTAAAGCCGGCCCAGCAGAAAAACCGGCGGGTTACTGATATCGGAATCCGCGAACAGAATTTCCGGCCGCAGAGTTCTAATGCCGGACAGCGTTTTGTTGAAATATTCTTCGGAAATCAGATAATTCGGCATATCGTAATAAGCAAGCGCGGTTTTCCGGCCCGCGAGAAACAGCAGAATATTGTCGTACTTCGACAGCAGGCATATCCCGGCGTGCTTTTCCGGCGCATATTGCCGTATCAGCCTTATGGCTTCGTCAAAGGGCGCCGGATTGATAGTGGTGCGTATTTTCGCCCTGTCAAAATTCCATCCATAGATTTCGTGCCCGGTGATATTATCCAGCCAGTGAACGCGTATGCTTGCGTTCTGAAACCCGGCGCATGCCGAAACACTTGCACACAATACGGCGGCAGCCGCGCCCGTATTTTTTGCCAGCCGGGCAAAACGGACATACCGGCCAAGCAGCCGCTCCGCGATTGCCGCCATGAGGAAAAACTGCAGCGCAAACAACAGCCACGAATGCAGCAGATGATCCGGCCTCCCGTTATTGAAATAATAAAGCAGCATCCCCTGACTGTAAAAAAACACGAAACCATACACATATTTAAGCCACAGCCGCTGCCTTCTCAAGGCCAGCAGAAAAAGATACGATACCACGAGATACACGATCACCATTGAAACAACCGGCTGCGAAATTTTTATGCATAAAAGACCGTTAAAAAAAAATTTCGCGAACGGATCATACTGTGTGAAAAAGAATTTATACCCGGCATAAACCGCCGCAAACAGCGCCAGAACACCGGCCAGCCACCCCGCTCCCGCGCGGACAGAGCTGTTATCCATTGCATGCACCGCAACCGCCAGGCCAACGCTTGCCAGCAAAATAAACCCGAACCAGAAATTCCACACCACACCCGCAATACCCGCCGCCAGCGCAAGAACGCCGTATGCACGGTTTCCTGTCCGCGCCAGCGCGGTCACCGCCGCCAGCGCGGCAAGATCGAACATGTGTATGGTGGGCATGGCGCCGGGCCCGAGCAGAAATCCCGCATAAATCGAATACAGCGAGTAAACCGCCATCGCAAAAACCCCGGTCACGCTCGCGATATCGCGCCGGAAAATATAAAACAGC
The Elusimicrobiaceae bacterium DNA segment above includes these coding regions:
- a CDS encoding Hsp20/alpha crystallin family protein, with amino-acid sequence MANETLDDNMVEMRGSISGLVENFLNNCSAAAEPVWSPEVDVRETAGEFLVRAALPGVRKEDVETEIKENLLSITGKRVEQAAEGDTWLRREIPAGRFCRVFKIGARFKSEDIRAILKDGLLEIRIPKADGEKPNRIQID